From Burkholderia savannae, a single genomic window includes:
- the pilN gene encoding PilN family type IVB pilus formation outer membrane protein, producing the protein MRVYFAISFLAAVLLAGCTGLRGGIERDAHRDSSASDTLLKRASEGENTVHALAPVVVDNGLWVSAGAVKLRSSEQLPALFDEPASFDRSVSSLSEFAEQITRLTQVPTQVAASAQQAAARSQHGGGADGAARGASVFLNAAGERSMPPLPPGMPGGAPSGVGKAGGGAGADGGGTSFAAVRILYAGGTLSGLLDAACARFGVFWKFEQGTIRFFFTDTRTFQVNAIPGDSSLNASVVSGATSDGASGGSQAGGSGGGANGAGSGTTGLTANNTANTAVNSQLSVFNGLQSAIQSMLSRYGSSVSSPATGSISVTDTPDVLERVAAFMAQQNRSLSRQVLLNVTVLSVSLNAGDAYGIDWSLVYKTVSAGFDIANPFKPVSLAPADLSATVLSPTSRFNGTKLLIRALSQQGTVRRKTSASVTTLNNQPVPVQVATQTGYLASVSTTNTANVGSSTALTPGTVTTGFNMTLLPHVLDDGTVMLQFSTNISSLLELKEVSSSAGRDATRIQTPDVDMRNFLQRVAMKSGETLVISGYEGANDSLDERGVGVPKMIALGGGYEAQRSREVIVILITPVTQRGGA; encoded by the coding sequence ATGCGCGTCTATTTCGCCATTTCGTTTCTGGCCGCCGTGCTGCTCGCCGGCTGCACCGGGCTGCGCGGTGGCATCGAGCGGGACGCGCACCGCGATTCGAGCGCGTCGGACACACTCCTCAAGCGCGCGTCCGAAGGCGAAAACACCGTGCATGCGCTCGCGCCCGTCGTCGTCGACAACGGGCTATGGGTGTCGGCGGGCGCCGTCAAGCTGCGAAGCAGCGAACAGCTGCCCGCGCTCTTCGACGAGCCGGCTTCGTTCGATCGCTCGGTCTCTTCGTTATCCGAATTCGCCGAGCAGATCACGCGGCTCACGCAGGTGCCGACGCAGGTCGCCGCGAGCGCGCAGCAGGCGGCCGCGCGTTCGCAGCACGGCGGCGGCGCGGACGGCGCGGCGCGCGGCGCGAGCGTGTTTCTCAACGCGGCGGGCGAGCGCTCGATGCCGCCGCTGCCGCCCGGGATGCCGGGCGGCGCGCCGTCGGGCGTCGGCAAGGCGGGCGGCGGCGCGGGCGCGGACGGCGGCGGCACGTCGTTCGCGGCGGTGCGCATCCTGTACGCGGGCGGCACGCTGAGCGGCCTGCTCGACGCGGCGTGCGCGCGCTTCGGCGTGTTCTGGAAATTCGAGCAGGGGACGATCCGCTTCTTCTTCACCGATACGCGCACGTTCCAGGTCAACGCGATTCCCGGCGACTCGTCGCTGAACGCGTCGGTGGTGAGCGGGGCGACGAGCGACGGCGCGTCGGGCGGCTCGCAGGCGGGCGGCTCGGGCGGCGGCGCGAACGGCGCCGGCTCCGGCACGACGGGCCTCACCGCGAACAACACGGCGAACACCGCGGTGAATTCGCAGCTGTCGGTGTTCAACGGGCTGCAAAGCGCGATCCAGTCGATGCTTTCGCGCTACGGCAGCTCGGTTTCGTCGCCCGCGACCGGCTCGATCTCGGTGACCGACACGCCCGACGTGCTCGAGCGCGTCGCCGCGTTCATGGCGCAGCAGAACCGGTCGCTGTCGCGGCAGGTGCTGCTCAACGTGACCGTGCTCAGCGTGTCGCTGAATGCGGGCGACGCCTACGGCATCGACTGGTCCCTCGTCTACAAGACGGTGTCGGCGGGATTCGACATCGCCAATCCGTTCAAGCCGGTGTCGCTCGCGCCGGCCGATCTGTCCGCGACGGTGCTCAGCCCGACGAGCCGCTTCAACGGCACGAAGCTGCTGATTCGCGCGCTGTCGCAGCAGGGCACGGTGCGGCGCAAGACGTCGGCGTCGGTCACGACGCTCAACAACCAGCCGGTGCCCGTGCAGGTCGCGACGCAGACGGGCTATCTCGCGTCGGTGTCGACGACGAACACCGCGAACGTCGGCTCGTCGACGGCGCTCACGCCGGGCACCGTGACGACCGGCTTCAACATGACGCTGCTGCCGCACGTGCTCGACGACGGCACCGTGATGCTGCAGTTCTCGACGAACATCTCGTCGCTGCTCGAGCTGAAGGAAGTGTCGAGCAGCGCGGGCCGCGACGCGACGCGCATCCAGACGCCCGACGTCGACATGCGCAACTTCCTGCAGCGCGTCGCGATGAAGTCCGGCGAGACGCTCGTCATCAGCGGCTACGAAGGCGCGAACGATTCGCTCGACGAGCGCGGCGTCGGCGTGCCGAAGATGATCGCGCTCGGCGGCGGCTACGAGGCGCAGCGCTCGCGCGAGGTGATCGTGATCCTGATCACGCCCGTCACGCAGCGCGGCGGCGCGTGA
- the pilO2 gene encoding type 4b pilus protein PilO2: MSAQVIQIGRQRFVGGLFWQSLSRRNELRAEAVELAKKLKFDLMVLRIDRGVAAAGYANTRDGFAPGHLSLGAMVSRAIALEGAFYNGRRQPAPNWLGAFALPDGRWAYFAVRDHAFMPNGDWVGSREEALERLHTDYAWGGWNVVIGEPELERQGFQNFQPKRLDELLPRRGGRPRTERWWALRPVERRLPPRTALIAAAAVCVAGGGLLAYWHHRAKVEAEEREAALARVRAELAARQAKSEPVAHPWATLPDAIAFSRACATRFGRLAPGGWRLERYECTPGTAHYAWARNGSNVRYLLAEQPAAIVATDGERATLDVPLTAPTADDTPLVDDSAVRTQLLSRLQMLDAAAKLDRLLPDRSSHAPLANLAQQAAAAPAWRAYRFNASLGGLAPPEFMRAIDVPGLRVQRIAYQNNQWTLEGVLYAK, from the coding sequence ATGAGCGCGCAAGTGATTCAAATCGGCCGCCAGCGCTTCGTCGGCGGGCTGTTCTGGCAATCGCTGTCGAGGCGCAACGAGCTGCGCGCCGAAGCGGTCGAGCTCGCGAAGAAGCTGAAGTTCGACCTGATGGTGCTGCGGATCGATCGCGGCGTCGCGGCGGCCGGCTATGCGAACACGCGCGACGGCTTCGCGCCCGGGCATCTGTCGCTCGGCGCGATGGTGTCGCGCGCGATCGCGCTCGAAGGCGCGTTCTACAACGGGCGGCGCCAGCCCGCGCCGAACTGGCTCGGCGCGTTCGCGCTGCCCGACGGGCGCTGGGCGTATTTCGCGGTGCGCGACCACGCGTTCATGCCGAACGGCGACTGGGTCGGCAGCCGCGAGGAAGCGCTCGAGCGGCTGCATACCGATTACGCGTGGGGCGGCTGGAACGTCGTGATCGGCGAGCCGGAGCTCGAGAGGCAGGGCTTCCAGAATTTTCAGCCGAAGCGGCTCGACGAGCTGCTGCCGCGCCGCGGCGGCCGGCCGCGTACCGAGCGCTGGTGGGCGCTGCGGCCGGTCGAGCGGCGCTTGCCGCCGCGCACCGCGCTGATCGCGGCGGCCGCCGTGTGCGTCGCGGGCGGCGGCCTGCTCGCGTATTGGCATCATCGCGCGAAGGTCGAGGCCGAGGAGCGCGAGGCGGCGCTCGCGCGCGTGCGCGCGGAGCTCGCCGCGCGGCAGGCGAAGAGCGAGCCCGTCGCGCATCCGTGGGCGACGCTGCCCGATGCGATCGCGTTCTCACGCGCGTGCGCGACGCGTTTCGGGCGGCTCGCGCCGGGCGGCTGGCGGCTCGAGCGCTACGAATGCACGCCGGGCACAGCGCACTACGCGTGGGCGCGCAACGGCTCGAACGTGCGCTACCTGCTCGCCGAGCAGCCCGCCGCCATCGTCGCCACCGACGGCGAGCGCGCGACGCTCGACGTGCCGCTCACCGCACCGACGGCGGACGACACGCCGCTCGTCGACGATTCGGCTGTCAGGACACAGCTTCTGTCGCGTCTCCAAATGCTGGATGCGGCCGCTAAACTGGACCGGCTGCTTCCCGATCGATCGTCGCACGCGCCGCTCGCGAATCTCGCGCAGCAGGCGGCCGCCGCGCCCGCGTGGCGCGCGTACCGGTTCAACGCGAGCCTGGGCGGCCTCGCGCCGCCCGAGTTCATGCGCGCGATCGACGTGCCGGGGTTGCGCGTGCAGCGCATCGCTTATCAGAACAATCAGTGGACTCTCGAAGGAGTGCTCTATGCGAAATAG
- the pilP gene encoding type IV pilus biogenesis protein PilP has protein sequence MCALGAALLAGAARAAGGLPSDDGGATAARLTQLQSETVLLQAQLKKLETEQQVAERAAQLARVRGGAPAGQFEVTAIEGVGKRAFATLRMNGGAEFEVQRGDALPDGGRVVAIGPRAVVVSNRGRTVRLSTASPSPSYAGNPPLPADAAAPLPTLPSLPASGS, from the coding sequence ATGTGCGCGCTTGGCGCCGCGCTGCTCGCCGGCGCCGCGCGCGCGGCGGGGGGCCTGCCGTCCGACGACGGCGGCGCGACCGCCGCGCGGCTCACGCAACTGCAAAGCGAGACGGTGCTGCTGCAGGCGCAGTTGAAGAAGCTCGAGACCGAGCAGCAGGTGGCCGAGCGGGCCGCGCAGCTCGCACGCGTGCGCGGCGGCGCGCCGGCCGGGCAGTTCGAGGTGACGGCGATCGAGGGCGTCGGCAAGCGCGCGTTCGCGACGCTGCGGATGAACGGCGGCGCCGAATTCGAAGTACAGCGCGGCGATGCGCTGCCGGATGGCGGGCGCGTCGTCGCGATCGGGCCGCGCGCGGTCGTCGTGTCGAATCGCGGGCGCACGGTCCGGCTGTCGACGGCGTCGCCGTCGCCTTCTTACGCGGGCAATCCGCCGCTGCCGGCCGACGCGGCCGCGCCGTTGCCGACGCTGCCTTCCCTGCCCGCGAGCGGATCATGA
- a CDS encoding GspE/PulE family protein, translated as MSQDAQRPDASAVRATPPAVADAAPPRGPRAVSEAGDFAASVEERKFVCLFDDGRLLIAEGHEMNPFVLSYRARLDRMGRPYRPTPATLMQVREAYRQNAAGGGERLDHTVMQVLAKELIGRACRERASDIHIRVRRFSTEVYFRVHNELARVNEHTREHGERLLATLYGAMTTVSDNSYRPSERQDASIGDRDKLPDDLYGVRIATTPTSEGSLMVLRLLYNDAGDATDLAALGFAPGHVAAFRALRAQPHGMNIISGPTGSGKSTTLQRTLAAQIDESRGSLHVITVEDPIEYPIDGAVQTPVANAPTEEARALAFAAAITNAMRLDPDTIMIGEIRDRASGQTALRASMTGHQVWTTVHANSALAIADRLIDLGLHARMVTDHTVISGLVSQRLVKLLCPHCKLRLVDHPDRIEPGLFARLRGALDGRMQDACIAGDGCAHCGSVGTIGRTVVAEVILPDARLFEFLREGDKAGALEYWTRTLGGVTLAEHALHKIAAGLVDPRGVERVVGTLAPAAGEARQQLSLVGFSYGT; from the coding sequence ATGAGCCAGGACGCGCAACGACCCGACGCGTCGGCCGTGCGCGCGACGCCGCCCGCCGTTGCCGACGCCGCGCCGCCGCGCGGCCCGCGCGCCGTCAGCGAAGCGGGCGACTTCGCCGCGAGCGTCGAGGAGCGCAAGTTCGTCTGCCTGTTCGACGACGGGCGGCTGCTCATCGCCGAAGGCCACGAGATGAATCCGTTCGTGCTGTCGTATCGCGCGCGGCTCGACCGGATGGGCCGGCCGTACCGGCCGACGCCCGCGACGCTGATGCAGGTGCGCGAGGCGTACCGGCAAAACGCCGCGGGCGGCGGCGAGCGGCTCGATCACACGGTGATGCAGGTGCTCGCGAAGGAGCTGATCGGCCGCGCGTGCCGCGAGCGCGCATCCGACATCCACATTCGCGTGCGCCGCTTCAGCACCGAGGTCTACTTCCGCGTGCACAACGAGCTCGCGCGTGTGAACGAGCACACGCGCGAGCACGGCGAGCGGCTGCTCGCGACGCTGTACGGCGCGATGACGACCGTGTCGGACAACAGCTACCGGCCGAGCGAGCGGCAGGACGCGAGCATCGGCGACCGCGACAAGCTGCCGGACGACCTGTACGGCGTGCGGATCGCGACGACGCCGACGAGCGAAGGCAGCCTGATGGTGCTGCGGCTGCTCTACAACGACGCGGGCGACGCGACCGATCTCGCGGCGCTCGGCTTCGCGCCCGGGCACGTCGCGGCGTTCCGCGCGCTGCGCGCGCAGCCGCACGGGATGAACATCATCAGCGGGCCGACGGGCTCCGGCAAATCGACGACGCTGCAGCGTACGCTCGCCGCGCAGATCGACGAATCGCGCGGCAGCCTGCACGTGATCACCGTCGAGGACCCGATCGAATACCCGATCGACGGCGCGGTGCAGACGCCGGTCGCGAACGCGCCGACCGAGGAGGCCCGCGCGCTCGCGTTCGCGGCGGCGATCACGAACGCGATGCGGCTCGACCCGGACACGATCATGATCGGCGAGATCCGCGATCGCGCATCCGGGCAGACGGCGCTGCGCGCGTCGATGACGGGCCATCAGGTGTGGACGACCGTGCACGCGAACAGCGCGCTCGCGATCGCCGACCGCCTGATCGATCTCGGCCTGCACGCACGGATGGTTACCGATCACACGGTGATTTCCGGCCTCGTCAGCCAGCGTCTCGTGAAGCTGCTGTGCCCGCATTGCAAGCTGCGGCTCGTCGATCATCCCGACCGCATCGAGCCGGGCCTCTTCGCGCGGCTGCGCGGCGCGCTCGACGGCCGGATGCAGGACGCGTGCATCGCGGGCGACGGCTGCGCGCATTGCGGCTCGGTCGGCACGATCGGCCGCACGGTCGTCGCCGAAGTGATCCTGCCGGATGCGCGGCTGTTCGAGTTCCTGCGCGAAGGCGACAAGGCCGGCGCGCTCGAATACTGGACCCGCACGCTCGGCGGGGTGACGCTCGCCGAGCACGCGCTGCACAAGATCGCGGCGGGGCTCGTCGATCCGCGCGGCGTCGAGCGGGTCGTCGGCACGCTCGCGCCGGCGGCGGGCGAAGCGCGGCAGCAGCTGTCGCTGGTCGGATTCAGCTATGGCACTTGA
- a CDS encoding type II secretion system F family protein codes for MALELNRRWAKLCLNADERLRVYRKIAKMLGNGLPLLKVLEELEWRASREGRKPREPLAIVLSDWRLAVQNGGMLSEAMGAWVPATEQMIVAAGEQAGRIEDALASVADIVQSSRKIRRAVTGGLAYPVGLVVMVIGYLYLFGTHVIPKFALIADPSHWRGAARSLYLMSLFVQGWMLAVVAALAAALVALAWSLPRWRGPLRIYADRVPPYSIYRLVAGSGFLIAFSALQASGVTVEKALLKIGAVAGPWLRERIDDTLVGVKSGLNAGEALLNAGYQFPSREIVEDLCIYAEYGGFDAALKMLADEWLEEGVARIAAQMRVLNGAAIVVLAMLIGWLVTGFFGIQQEIAAMTRAMH; via the coding sequence ATGGCACTTGAGCTGAATCGCCGCTGGGCGAAGCTCTGCCTGAACGCCGACGAGCGGCTGCGCGTGTATCGGAAGATCGCGAAGATGCTCGGCAACGGGCTGCCGCTCCTCAAGGTGCTCGAGGAGCTCGAATGGCGCGCGTCGCGCGAGGGCCGCAAGCCGCGCGAGCCGCTCGCGATCGTGCTGTCCGACTGGCGGCTCGCGGTGCAGAACGGCGGGATGCTGTCTGAGGCGATGGGCGCGTGGGTGCCCGCCACCGAGCAGATGATCGTCGCGGCGGGCGAGCAGGCGGGGCGCATCGAGGACGCGCTCGCGTCGGTCGCCGACATCGTGCAGTCGAGCCGCAAGATCCGCCGCGCGGTCACGGGCGGGCTCGCGTATCCGGTCGGGCTCGTCGTGATGGTGATCGGCTATCTGTACCTGTTCGGCACGCACGTCATCCCGAAATTCGCGCTGATCGCCGATCCGTCGCACTGGCGCGGCGCCGCGCGCTCGCTCTATCTGATGTCGCTGTTCGTGCAGGGCTGGATGCTCGCCGTCGTCGCGGCGCTCGCCGCGGCGCTCGTCGCGCTCGCGTGGTCGCTGCCGCGCTGGCGCGGCCCGCTGCGCATCTATGCGGACCGCGTGCCGCCTTATTCGATCTACCGGCTCGTCGCGGGCAGCGGCTTCCTGATCGCGTTCTCGGCGCTGCAGGCGTCGGGCGTCACCGTCGAGAAGGCGCTGCTCAAGATCGGCGCGGTCGCGGGGCCGTGGCTGCGCGAGCGGATCGACGACACGCTCGTCGGCGTGAAGTCGGGCCTCAACGCCGGCGAGGCGCTGCTCAACGCCGGCTATCAGTTTCCGTCGCGCGAGATCGTCGAGGATCTGTGCATCTACGCCGAATACGGCGGCTTCGACGCGGCGCTCAAGATGCTCGCCGACGAGTGGCTCGAAGAGGGCGTCGCGCGGATCGCCGCGCAGATGCGCGTGCTGAACGGCGCCGCGATCGTCGTGCTCGCGATGCTGATCGGCTGGCTCGTGACGGGCTTCTTCGGCATCCAGCAGGAAATCGCCGCGATGACGCGCGCGATGCATTGA
- a CDS encoding type 4 pilus major pilin: MKPLAAHPAYRREPAFCRRHRKERGASLLESIAYLGVAAIVIVGAIALLGSAFSSANTNRLAEELNAIQTGTKKLYMGQVNNYGSESLNANLIAAKVFPNTLPTGDNDAVSNTWGGTVTVTGAGQTFTVEYTNVPRDVCINTLTAGGNWLSAKVGEKAVSYPVAPTEATGACTGTVTIVWMSN; this comes from the coding sequence ATGAAACCACTCGCTGCCCACCCCGCCTATCGACGCGAACCGGCGTTCTGCCGACGCCACCGCAAGGAGCGCGGCGCGTCGCTGCTCGAGAGCATCGCGTATCTCGGCGTCGCGGCGATCGTGATCGTCGGCGCGATCGCGCTGCTCGGGTCGGCGTTTTCGAGCGCGAATACGAACCGGCTCGCCGAGGAGCTGAATGCGATTCAGACGGGGACCAAGAAGCTTTATATGGGGCAGGTGAACAACTACGGGAGTGAGTCGCTGAATGCGAATCTCATCGCCGCGAAGGTGTTTCCGAACACGCTGCCCACCGGCGACAACGATGCCGTCTCGAATACGTGGGGCGGCACCGTCACGGTGACGGGGGCGGGACAGACTTTCACCGTCGAGTACACGAACGTTCCGCGCGACGTCTGCATCAATACGCTGACCGCCGGCGGAAACTGGTTGTCGGCCAAAGTCGGCGAGAAAGCCGTGAGCTATCCGGTTGCGCCGACCGAGGCGACGGGCGCTTGCACCGGCACCGTCACGATCGTCTGGATGTCGAACTGA
- the pilM gene encoding type IV pilus biogenesis protein PilM, with translation MYALAAALAFAALAAVYATLQGPFAVAALQPSRTAQALADNLAVYRQAALDYARTHPGTRGAVPNAQLAFPAWYPGANPLWRNYVENGTVVAYAASAPRVNIAGEIATLADGSLFAGVAYRNAVVRPGYANPNVPANGVPLPAGLTIANGLPVWMGQAY, from the coding sequence ATGTACGCCTTAGCCGCCGCGCTCGCCTTCGCAGCGCTCGCCGCCGTCTACGCGACGCTGCAGGGCCCGTTCGCCGTTGCCGCGCTGCAACCGTCGCGCACCGCGCAAGCGCTCGCCGACAACCTCGCCGTCTACCGCCAGGCCGCGCTCGATTACGCGCGCACGCATCCGGGCACGCGCGGCGCGGTGCCGAACGCGCAACTCGCGTTTCCGGCGTGGTATCCGGGCGCGAACCCGCTGTGGCGCAACTATGTCGAGAACGGAACCGTCGTCGCGTACGCGGCGTCGGCGCCGCGCGTGAACATCGCGGGCGAGATCGCGACGCTCGCGGACGGCTCGCTGTTCGCGGGCGTCGCGTATCGCAACGCGGTCGTGCGTCCCGGCTACGCGAATCCGAACGTGCCGGCGAACGGCGTGCCGTTGCCCGCCGGGCTGACGATCGCGAACGGCTTGCCGGTGTGGATGGGGCAAGCGTACTGA
- the pilV gene encoding shufflon system plasmid conjugative transfer pilus tip adhesin PilV — protein MRFASSRRRARGFALIEMLGALAIAALMLAGIAMLVDTSLDDVRAQQAAQYQAQVTAAATRALKRDYDAWLQRANTQAPVVMTLADLQATNDLPAALRPANAYGQHTCVLVKRTASGAGLDALVVTTGGETIGDKELGLVAASAGPGGGSIGARVPAEARGAFDAWRMPLGAYLGGSSPTCDPADAAPPNAGHLANEIFFNGPGQQINSDYLYRVGVGGHPEANAMQVPIWLTHTFVEGSADAANCGTAGGFANGKLGADAAGNLLSCSNGVWRGAGGHWKSPVATAGTLPDDASNEAGDVRLTLDTFRAYAWTGGGWQALAVDRDGNMIVPGIVAANRLEITGSVVVNTPCSPDPMRQNAGLVSMGQDGQVLSCQNGTWLPQSGIKIGGTDMDCQILMATPGATDFPQCSSTYAGPYPNGSLITYEADGTYTYTIDRRVKLDNNGLISVSAYMHMSYATCDLKGREGQMRLVVEIIDVQGNKVIAHGEAQSTKLIEDAATINVTLNQAAEPRGGYVVRLASKWATYDSYAKTPWQSTYCSGGHTFLQTPLVTGWTVNSFY, from the coding sequence ATGCGCTTCGCGTCTTCCCGCCGCCGCGCGCGCGGCTTCGCGCTGATCGAGATGCTCGGCGCGCTCGCGATCGCCGCGCTGATGCTCGCCGGCATCGCGATGTTGGTGGATACGTCGCTCGACGACGTGCGCGCGCAGCAGGCCGCGCAATACCAGGCGCAGGTGACCGCCGCGGCCACGCGCGCGCTCAAGCGCGACTACGACGCGTGGCTGCAGCGCGCGAACACGCAGGCGCCCGTCGTGATGACGCTCGCCGATTTGCAGGCGACGAACGATCTGCCCGCCGCGCTGCGACCGGCGAACGCGTACGGCCAGCATACGTGCGTGCTCGTCAAGCGGACCGCGAGCGGCGCCGGGCTCGACGCGCTCGTCGTGACGACGGGCGGCGAGACGATCGGCGACAAGGAGCTCGGGCTCGTCGCCGCGAGCGCGGGGCCGGGCGGCGGCTCGATCGGCGCGCGCGTGCCGGCGGAGGCGCGCGGCGCGTTCGACGCGTGGCGCATGCCGCTCGGCGCGTACCTCGGCGGCAGCTCGCCCACGTGCGATCCGGCCGACGCCGCGCCGCCGAACGCCGGCCATCTCGCGAACGAAATCTTCTTCAACGGCCCGGGCCAGCAGATCAACAGCGATTATCTGTATCGCGTCGGCGTCGGCGGCCATCCGGAGGCGAACGCGATGCAGGTGCCGATCTGGCTCACGCACACGTTCGTGGAAGGCAGCGCGGATGCGGCGAACTGCGGAACGGCCGGCGGCTTCGCGAACGGCAAGCTCGGCGCCGACGCGGCCGGCAATCTGCTGAGCTGCAGCAACGGCGTGTGGCGCGGCGCGGGCGGGCACTGGAAGAGTCCCGTCGCCACGGCCGGCACCCTGCCCGACGACGCATCGAACGAAGCCGGCGACGTGCGCCTCACGCTCGACACGTTCCGCGCGTATGCGTGGACAGGCGGCGGCTGGCAGGCGCTCGCGGTGGACCGCGACGGCAACATGATCGTGCCCGGCATCGTCGCGGCGAATCGGCTCGAGATCACGGGCAGCGTCGTCGTCAACACGCCGTGCTCGCCCGATCCTATGCGGCAGAACGCGGGGCTCGTGTCGATGGGCCAGGACGGGCAGGTGCTGTCGTGCCAGAACGGCACATGGCTGCCGCAATCGGGAATCAAGATCGGCGGCACCGACATGGACTGCCAGATCCTGATGGCGACGCCCGGCGCGACCGATTTCCCGCAATGCTCGAGCACCTACGCCGGTCCCTATCCGAACGGATCGCTCATCACGTACGAAGCGGACGGCACGTACACGTACACGATCGACCGGCGCGTGAAGCTCGACAACAACGGGCTCATTTCGGTGAGCGCGTACATGCACATGAGCTATGCGACGTGCGACCTGAAGGGGCGCGAAGGGCAGATGCGGCTCGTCGTCGAAATCATCGACGTGCAGGGCAACAAGGTGATCGCGCACGGCGAGGCGCAGTCGACGAAGCTGATCGAGGACGCCGCGACGATCAACGTCACGCTGAACCAGGCCGCCGAGCCGCGCGGCGGATACGTGGTCAGGCTCGCGAGCAAATGGGCGACGTACGACAGCTACGCGAAGACGCCGTGGCAGTCCACCTATTGCAGCGGCGGTCATACATTCCTCCAGACGCCGCTCGTCACGGGCTGGACCGTCAATTCGTTCTATTGA